Within the Novosphingobium sp. SL115 genome, the region CGATTCAAGCAGGTCAATGACACGATGGGCCATGCCGCAGGCGATGCCCTGTTGCAGCAGGTGGCAGACCGCATGGTGCGGGTAGTGGGTGACAAGGAGCGAGTCAGCCGGTTGGGCGGGGACGAATTCCAGATTATCCTGCCCGATCAGGATGACCGGGGCGTGTTGGGCGATATCGCCACGTCGCTGATATCCTCGATTTCGCAGCCCTATTCCATCGACGGCAATCGCTGCATCATCGGTGCTTCGGTAGGGGTGGCGATTTCGCCCTATGACGGCGATGGCAAGGATGAACTGCTGCGCAATGCCGACCTTGCGCTTTATGCCGCCAAGGGCAGCGGACGCGGGCGTTTCCGCTTTTTCTGCCCCGATCTGCTCAAGGCCGCAGAAGACCGCCGCCTGTTGGAAGAAGATCTGCACGACGCGCTGGAAAAGGGCGAACTGGAGGTTCATTATCAACCGGTCGTCCGCGCGACGAGCAACATCGTGACCGGAGTGGAGGCGCTGGTGCGTTGGAACCATCCTGAGCATGGCATGATAAGTCCGGCCCGGTTCATCCCGATTGCCGAGGAATCCAAGCTTATCAAGGTTATCGGTGAATGGGTCTTACGGCAGGCTTGTGCCGATGCGGCGCACTGGCCTGGCAATTTGCGCGTGGCGGTGAATGTGTCGGCGGTGCAGTTTGCCGATGAAGGGTTTCCGGCGATTGTCGCCAGCGCGCTCGCTTCAACGCAGATCGACCCCGACCGGCTGGAACTGGAAATCACCGAAGGGGTGTTCCTGCAGGAAGGATGCACCACGGACGCACGCTTCAACGCACTCAAGGGGCTGGGCGTGCGTCTGGCGCTGGATGACTTCGGGACGGGATATTCCTCGCTTTCCTATTTGAAGACCGCGCCGTTCGACAAGATCAAGATCGACCAGTCGTTTGTGCGCGGTGCTACGGGGGCGGATTCGCGCAACCGCGCAATCATTGCTGCGATCGTTGCCCTGGCCGAGGCGCTGGGCATGGATACAACCGCCGAAGGCATTGAAAGCTTTGATCAGTTCGAACTGATGAAGCAGCTTAAAGTTACGCTGGTTCAGGGCTATATCTATAGCCAGCCCATCCCGAATGACGAATTCGTCGCCAATCTGGCGGGCGGGCAATGGGAAATCGAACCGGTTGGCCCGGCGCACCAAAGGCATGAACGCCAGGCGATGTATCGCCGTGTGGGAGTGGTGCATGACAACCACTATTACCCGGTAGTATTGCGCAATCTTTCCGCATCCGGTGCGCTGATCGAAGGGTTGACCGATGTGCCGGTGGGCACGACCTTCGTGCTCGATCTGGGCGACGGACAGCTTACCGTGGCCACAGTCCGTCGTAGCCGCAAAAGCCAGCAGGGGCTGGAATTTGAAACTATGCTGGTGTCCGATGGCAATGGCGGCATGTGCGCGCGGGTGCGGGTATCGCCCTATCAGCTTGTCGCCGCAGGTGTGCCACAGAACATGCGGGGCGACGGGCCGCATCTGATCGGTCAGGCTGACGGAAAGATGAGCCTGCCGGCCTTCGGCATGGCCACGGACTGGAAAGCACGAAGCGAAGCGGCCTGATGCGTTAGGGCTTCGCTCTACTTTCCGGCTTTTCGGGTGTTTCCACCGGGCCTGAAAATGCTCTAAGGGCGCTGTCCATGGATAACGCTCAGGATTCTGCCGCACGCCCGACGCCCAAGGACTGGATTGCGGGAATTCATGCCTATGTGCCAGGCAAGTCGACCGGGGCCGACGGACAGGTTCTGACCAAGCTATCGGCCAATGAAAATCCACTGGGCACAAGCGCGGCTGCGTTGGCAGCGCGGGCAGTGGCCGGTGATCCGGCGCGTTATCCCGACCCTGACAGCAACGAACTGCGTGTTGCGATTGGTGCAGTTCACAACATTGATCCTGCGCGTATCGTGATGGGCACGGGGTCTGACGAACTGCTCAATCTGGCGGCGCAGGCCTATGCCGGGCCGGGCGATGAAGTGCTGTACGTGCGCTATGGCTTTTCCGTTTACGATATTGCTGCCCGCCGTTGCGGCGCCGTGCCGGTGATTGCGCCCGATGCCGATTACGGCACCGATGTCGACGCGCTGCTCGCCTGCGTGACTGAACGGACACGGGTGGTGTTCCTTGCCAACCCCAACAACCCCACCGGTAGCTGGCTGCCCAAGGCTGAGGTCGAGCGGCTGCATGCAGGTCTGCGCGGCGATATCCTGCTGGTGCTGGACGGGGCTTATGCCGAATATCTGGACCTTGCCGATGATGACGGGGCGCTGGATCTGGCGGCGCGCGCCAACAATGTGCTGGTGACGCACACCTTCTCGAAGATCTATGGCCTCGCCGGCGAACGCATCGGCTGGGGCACCGGGCATCCGGCGATTGTCGATATGCTCAACCGTATTCGCGGGCCGTTCAACATTTCGCTGACCGGGCAGGCCACGGGCCTAGCCGCAGTGCGCGATCAGGCCTTCGTTGTGGCATCGCGCCAGCACAACAGCGAACAGCGCACACGTTTTGTCGCGCGGCTGGAGGCTTTGGGCAACCATGGCGTGCGGCCACTACCCAGCAAGGCCAATTTCGTGCTGATCCTGTTTGAAGGCGCGCTGAGTGCGGAACAGGTCTATCTGGGGCTGATGGACTACGGCTATATTACTCGCTGGCTGCCGGGGCAGGGCCTGCCGCAGGGGTTGCGCATCACCATCGGCACGCAAGCGCAGATGGACGAAATTGCCGAAGCCATCCGCGTGATGTGCGAGGCTGCGAAGTGAGCGGGGTGGCTCCTTTCGCACAGGTCACCCCCTTCGCGCAGGTCACCATCGTCGGGCTGGGCCTGCTGGGTGGATCGATTGGCCATGCGGTGCAGGCATCTTTGCCCGGCGTGACGGTAGTGGGCTTTGATGCCGATGCCGATGTGCGGGCCAAGGCGCGCGAACTGGGACTGGCGCACCGGATTGCCGACACGTCCGAGAGTGCGGCACAAGGGTCTGATCTGGTGATCCTGTGCGTGCCAGTAGGGGCGATGGACGCGGCTGCACGAGCGCTGGCGCCGGGGCTTTCACCCGATGCGCTGGTCAGCGATGTCGGGTCATCCAAAGGCACCGTGGCGCGGGCATTGGCTGAAGCATTGCCGGGCCACCACGTCATTCCCGCGCATCCCGTGGCCGGGACCGAGCGAAGCGGGCCGGATGCAGGTTTTGCCACGCTGTTCCGGAACCGCTGGTGCATCATCACGCCACCCGCCGATGTCGATGCGGCATTGCTGGCGCGTCTGGTGACGTTCTGGGAGACGCTGGGCGCGCGGGTTGAAACGATGGACGCTGACCATCATGACAAGGTTCTGGCCGTCACCAGCCACCTGCCGCACCTGATTGCCTATACAATTGTCGGTACAGCGTCAGACCTGGAACAGGTGACACAGAGCGAGGTCATCAAATATTCGGCGGGCGGTTTCCGTGATTTTACCCGCATCGCGGCATCTGATCCGACGATGTGGCGCGACGTGTTTCTGACCAACCGCGATGCAGTGCTGGAAATGCTGCAGTGTTTCACCGAAGATCTGACCGAGCTGCAAAAGGCCATCCGCAAGGGCGATGGCACCATGCTGTTCGACCAGTTTACCCGCACCCGCGCCATTCGCCGGGGCATCATCGAAATGGGGCAGGATGATGCGCGTCCCGATTTCGGGCGCGGAGACCACAGCGGCACGGCCTGAACGCGCGTCAGGTGTGGTTCAGGCCGTTGATGGCGGCCTTTACGCGGGCTTCGATCTCGTCGCGTGGCAGGCCGGGGGGGATTTCTTCACCAAAGCGGTATTGCACTGTGCCTGCTTGTTTCCAGCGGCGGTGGTAAAGCGGGCCGCTGTTCACTGCCACGGGGATGACCGGCAAGCCTAGCAGTTTGTAAATCCCGGCAAATCCCGATTGCAATTCGCGTTGCTGCCCATGGGGAATGCGGGTCCCTTCGGGGAAGATCACCAAGGGGCGGCCTTCGGCGATGCGGCGGCGGGCCTCGGTCAGCATGGTGCGCAGTGCGCGTGCTCCGGCTTCGCGCTCCACCCCGATCAGGCCAAAGTGCGCGCCGACTTTGCCCCAGCCGGGAATGCGCAGCAGTTCAGCCTTGGCGAAGACCACAGGGTTTTTGAAAAGCCAAGGCAGATCAATCGCTTCAAAGAAGGCCTCATGGCGAATGGCATAAAGCACACCGGGACGCAGATCGGCATTTTGCAGATCCACGCGGATGCCAAGTAGCCAGCGGCAGCACAAACGATGCCACCCGCTCCACCCGCGAACCGCGCTGCGAAAGCCCGCCTGCCACACGTTCATGAACAGCACCGAAACGCACACGAACACTACCGAGCCGCCATAAAACGCTGGATAGAAAAGCAAATTTCGGACCGTGGAAAGCGCTTGCCGTATCATTACCAGCCGATCATCCATGCCACCATGCGGGCCAGAAGTTTGTTGTATTCCAGAAACAGAATGCGAAAGCTGGGCCGCGATGCGACCGCATCTTCAAAGATCACCGTACCTCTGGGCGCTTCTTCGGCCAGATCGAAAGCAGCGCGGCGCATGTGCCAATCGGTGGTTACCAATCTGACCGAATGCAACCGGTTTTCCTTGATCCAGCGGGCGGATTCGACCGCGTTGGTGCGAGTATCCACCGCGTCATAGCCCAGCGTGATGCAGCAGGCCATCAGCCTGCCCGGTACCTTGTATTCAGCAGCAAATTCGCGCGGGCGCACTTCGCGGTCAACGCCCGACACCAGCATCCGCCGGGCCGCGCCGCGTTCAAGCACGCGCAGGGCGTGGGGAATGCGGCCGCTGCCGCCGGTCAGCACGATCAGCCCTTCGGTGCGCAGCGGTTCATTGGCGGGGCGCGGCAGGAACATGGCGAACCAGATGAAGCCCAGCGCCCAGGCGATGAGCAAAAGCGACAGCATGCGCCGGAAGATGCCGTGACGGGTCACAGCATGCGCCGCAGTGCGCTGAGCACGGAATAGCGGGCGGTCAGTACCGCCAGCAGCACGCCAGCGAGCGGAATGGCGCAGATGACCAGCCAGTCGGTCCACACAAGGCCAGTCGATGTCATCATGCCGGAGCCGAGCGCGGCGAACTGGTTGCCCATCAGGAATATCGCCAGCGTACCCAGCAACAGTCCGCCGATGCCCCCAGCAGCGGCGTCTATGGCCATGGAGCGCTGGAATATGCGCGCGATCTGCGCATCGGTGCCGCCCAGCATGTGGACGATTTCGATCGTGGTACGATGGTTGCCCAGCGCATTGCGTGATGCGAGCAGTACAGCAGCGACGGTGGCGAAAGCGAGCAGTGCGATCAGGCCGCCAGCCAGCCATTGCAACGCGCCGATCGCTTCGAACACGGGAGCCAGCCAGCTTGCCTGTGCATCGACACGTGCGGCAGGCGCTGGGGTTTTGAGGCGGGCACGCAGCGCGGCCAGTTCTGCCTTGCCCGTATGACCGGACAGACGGACGTCGATCAGGGCGGGCACGGGCAGGGCGTCGATATCGTCGCCTGCATTGGTGCCAAGCCACGGTTCGACCAGCGCATCAAGTTCTGCCTGCGGAACAAGGCGGGCCGAAATCACGCCGGGAGCCTGTTTCAGGGACGCCAGGGCGGCCTGTGCCTGCCGATCGCGCTCACGCGGGGCGCCGTGAACGATCTGCACGGTGGCGCCACCTGCAAGATCGGCGCTGGCTGCGCGCGCGGTGTTGCGCAAGGCAAGGCCGCTGGCCGTTGCCAGAACGGTAAGACCGATCATGATGGCAATGACCCATGGCATCGGGCCGGACAGTTTGCCTTGCGGCAGCAGACGGCTTTCCGCGCTGGCGCGATCACGCCAATCGCCGCGCAATCCGCTGACTATAGCGGGAAATACGCTCATGCTTCACCACGCAGAAGGCCGCGCGGGGCCGGAGGCGTCGTCGCGGCGCGGCGCGGAGGATAGCGCAAGGCACCGGTGGGGTCGGACAGGCGGCCCTTGTCGAGCCGCATTATCAGCGATTCCGGCATCTTCTGGATCAGATGAATGTCATGCGTGGCAACGACGACGGTGGTGCCCAGCCGGTTGAGCGCTTCGAACAAGCGCAGCAGTTTTACCGCCATTTCCGGGTCGACGTTGCCGGTCGGTTCGTCCGCCACCAGCAGGTCTGGCCGCCCGATGACGGCGCGGGCAATGGCGACGCGCTGTTGCTCGCCGCCCGAAAGCGTGGCGGGGCGGGCATGGCTGCGATCACCAAGGCCGACCCATTCGAGCATGTCCGACACGGGCCGGATGATGTCCTTTTCGGGCACACCTGCCACGCGCAGCGGCAAGGCGACATTATCGAACGCGGACAGGTGCTGCACCAGCCGGAAATCCTGAAACACCACGCCCAGCCTTTGCCGGAACCCCGGCAGCCGATCGCGCGGCAGGGTTATTGCATCGGTGCCGAACATGCGGATCAACCCGCGCGAGGGACGCTGTGAAAGATACAAAAGTTTGAGAAGGCTGGTTTTCCCAGCGCCTGATGCACCGGTCAGGAAGTAGAACTGACCCGGAAACAGCGTGAAGCTGACATCGGTCAATACCTCCTTGCCCGTGCCGTAGCGCAGGCCGACATTGTCGAAATGGACAATCTCCGCGTTGTCTTGCTGGCTCATGTGAAGGAGACTGTACCCGGTTGTTTCGCACAATATCGTTACGCTTAAACGGCTATACGCGGCAATCCATGTGGAAAAAAGGCCACAGAGGCGTTTCTTCGTGCGTGAAGCTATTGTTTCGACAGGCTGGGCCATGCTTAACCGGTAAGATGATTATCGCCTGCCCCGCTTGCTCGACGCGCTATGTCGTTCCCGACAGCGCCATCGGCGTGGAAGGCAGGACCGTGCGCTGCGCGCGGTGCCGCCATTCCTGGTTCCAGAACGGTCCCGAACTTGCCGAACGGGCTGAACCGCTGGTTGAGGCTGCTATCCCGTCGGAGCCGCAGCCTGAACCCCGGCCAGAACCCCAAGCCGAGCCAGCACCTGTGTCACAGCCCGCAACGGCAGCGCCTGTGGCTTCGCCTGATCCGGTTGAGCGGCCTGACGTTCCTGCGGCGGGATATTCTGCCCCGCCGCCACCGGTGGCGCGCAAGGTTTATGACGATGTGGGCGGCGATGACGGACATTCTCCGTTCGACCATCAGCCGCCGTTCCGTCCACGCCGCAATCCGGCCAAGTTGTGGACCATGGCGGCAGTGACCTTTGCGCTGTCGGTTGCGGGTCTGGGTGCGGCGGCTTGGTATTTCGGCGTGCCGCAATGGTTGCCCGGCGCTGGACAGACATTTGGTGCGGACCGGCCCGATCTGGAATTGTCGTTCCCGCCAGAAAAACAGGATCGCCGAAAGTTGCCCAACGGCACTGAATATTTCGGGGCGAGCGGAACTGTGACCAATGTGGGCAAAGACGTTCGGGTGATCCCTGAAATTCTCATCGTACTGCGCGATTCGCGCGACAAGGTGGTGAAAACCTGGGAAGTGCCGCCACCCAAGGAAGAATTGGCACCCGGCGAAAGCGTGACGATCAACGCTGCGGTGACCGATGTGCCCCAGTCTGCCAAAGTCGCGGAAATTGGCTGGAAGCCCGATTGATTTCCTGATTGAGCGTCCGATCGTGCCCATTGCCGATGCGCGATTACGTGGCTCTTCCGATAAAAAAGTTCTGATCGTTGTTGCGCCCCTCAAACTCCTTTGCTAGGGGCGCGCTCCTACCCCCCACGGGGAGCCAAATTTTGGTTTGGCACCTCGTTTGATTTTGCGGTCGTGGCGGAATTGGTAGACGCGCAACGTTGAGGTCGTTGTGGGCGAAAGCCCGTGGAAGTTCGAGTCTTCTCGACCGCACCATCACTTTTCCAGACAATGTGATCTTTGCCTTCGGGCAAGCCGCGTCATGCCGTATTAAGCGCATGATCGTGATGTGTGCTTGCCAGGGTAGGCCTATTTGGTCTGCAGGGCCAGCTCAGCCCTGTTTGAGCCAATTTAGCGTAGCGACTTCGCGCATGGTGCTTTTGGTGATGGTTTTTACCCGGCGCGCGGCAAGATAGGCTGCGCCACGCTGCACGAGCCACGCCGGATAGGCGAGCCAGCGTATCGGGTTATTGCCCTGCACCTGCAACATTCCGGCAAGGCGTAGCGGATTTGGGGTCAATGCCGCGCGGATGGCGGCCCGCCAGCCAGATTGCCGTCCCTTGCGCATGCTGAGATTGCGCAGGAATTTGTGATGTTCGGCGTCATCTTCGTCGCGCAGTATGGCTTCTTCGGCTACGTCGATGTGATCGGCCATATTGCCGCAGGTTTCCGCCAGTGCCGCCGGCACCCAAGTCGCCCCATATTTCAGCGCCAGTGCGGCCACGAGCTGCAACGAGCGTTCAAGGCCCAGCGCGTTCGCCTCGGCAATCAGTGCGGGCCAGTCAACCTTTCCGGTTTTTGCAGCAAAGTGCAGATCGGCCAGGATCAGCGGGCCGTTTTCAAACATGTGATGCAAAGTGGCATGTTCGACCAGATGCAGGAAATTGGCATGCATGGACGGAACGCGGATCGGCACGCCAGAAAGGGTGATGGTTTCCGCCTCATCATGCATCCGCTGAACCAGTTGCGGCTCTTGAGGCCATCCACGGGCATTCAGACGATGGTGGATTTCGAACGAGATGCCGCGATGGGTATCCAGAAGTTCGGGCAACTGGTGGCCAAATTCGATGCCGTAATGGTCCGCCCATGAGGCCACTTCATAAACGCCGGAATCGATCATCAACTGCTGGGTGTGTTCGGCAATCTCAGCCGGCACCAGCAGATCGAGATCGCGCAATGGGCGCAGCCGTCCTTCGGGATAATCGGCAAAGGCGAGGCGTGCGCCCTTGAGCGCAATGGGGGTGATATCGTGGGCTTTGAGGAATTCCACTGCCTGAGTCAGAGCGATCAGGTGCCCGAAGGCCGACATCGTATGAAGGCGCAACTGATCGGCGATCATGGCGCTGCATTC harbors:
- a CDS encoding EAL domain-containing protein, producing MFAKGRALFGQAVSAAAKVDVPSGMGDAAALVRAYESLGLGSFWKTDSEGCLTYLSSAASAALGVSEGLAGRRLLDLFLRPEGESERTLPFVMARKGRFERVTVRSERAGEVRWWSVSGEPRQVGGEFVGFLGHCVDITTERLSAEENSHQALHDPLTGLLNRRHMSQLLDKTLTAFAPQQRSCATMLIDLDRFKQVNDTMGHAAGDALLQQVADRMVRVVGDKERVSRLGGDEFQIILPDQDDRGVLGDIATSLISSISQPYSIDGNRCIIGASVGVAISPYDGDGKDELLRNADLALYAAKGSGRGRFRFFCPDLLKAAEDRRLLEEDLHDALEKGELEVHYQPVVRATSNIVTGVEALVRWNHPEHGMISPARFIPIAEESKLIKVIGEWVLRQACADAAHWPGNLRVAVNVSAVQFADEGFPAIVASALASTQIDPDRLELEITEGVFLQEGCTTDARFNALKGLGVRLALDDFGTGYSSLSYLKTAPFDKIKIDQSFVRGATGADSRNRAIIAAIVALAEALGMDTTAEGIESFDQFELMKQLKVTLVQGYIYSQPIPNDEFVANLAGGQWEIEPVGPAHQRHERQAMYRRVGVVHDNHYYPVVLRNLSASGALIEGLTDVPVGTTFVLDLGDGQLTVATVRRSRKSQQGLEFETMLVSDGNGGMCARVRVSPYQLVAAGVPQNMRGDGPHLIGQADGKMSLPAFGMATDWKARSEAA
- a CDS encoding pyridoxal phosphate-dependent aminotransferase, translated to MDNAQDSAARPTPKDWIAGIHAYVPGKSTGADGQVLTKLSANENPLGTSAAALAARAVAGDPARYPDPDSNELRVAIGAVHNIDPARIVMGTGSDELLNLAAQAYAGPGDEVLYVRYGFSVYDIAARRCGAVPVIAPDADYGTDVDALLACVTERTRVVFLANPNNPTGSWLPKAEVERLHAGLRGDILLVLDGAYAEYLDLADDDGALDLAARANNVLVTHTFSKIYGLAGERIGWGTGHPAIVDMLNRIRGPFNISLTGQATGLAAVRDQAFVVASRQHNSEQRTRFVARLEALGNHGVRPLPSKANFVLILFEGALSAEQVYLGLMDYGYITRWLPGQGLPQGLRITIGTQAQMDEIAEAIRVMCEAAK
- a CDS encoding prephenate/arogenate dehydrogenase family protein, which translates into the protein MAPFAQVTPFAQVTIVGLGLLGGSIGHAVQASLPGVTVVGFDADADVRAKARELGLAHRIADTSESAAQGSDLVILCVPVGAMDAAARALAPGLSPDALVSDVGSSKGTVARALAEALPGHHVIPAHPVAGTERSGPDAGFATLFRNRWCIITPPADVDAALLARLVTFWETLGARVETMDADHHDKVLAVTSHLPHLIAYTIVGTASDLEQVTQSEVIKYSAGGFRDFTRIAASDPTMWRDVFLTNRDAVLEMLQCFTEDLTELQKAIRKGDGTMLFDQFTRTRAIRRGIIEMGQDDARPDFGRGDHSGTA
- a CDS encoding lysophospholipid acyltransferase family protein yields the protein MIRQALSTVRNLLFYPAFYGGSVVFVCVSVLFMNVWQAGFRSAVRGWSGWHRLCCRWLLGIRVDLQNADLRPGVLYAIRHEAFFEAIDLPWLFKNPVVFAKAELLRIPGWGKVGAHFGLIGVEREAGARALRTMLTEARRRIAEGRPLVIFPEGTRIPHGQQRELQSGFAGIYKLLGLPVIPVAVNSGPLYHRRWKQAGTVQYRFGEEIPPGLPRDEIEARVKAAINGLNHT
- a CDS encoding YdcF family protein; the protein is MLSLLLIAWALGFIWFAMFLPRPANEPLRTEGLIVLTGGSGRIPHALRVLERGAARRMLVSGVDREVRPREFAAEYKVPGRLMACCITLGYDAVDTRTNAVESARWIKENRLHSVRLVTTDWHMRRAAFDLAEEAPRGTVIFEDAVASRPSFRILFLEYNKLLARMVAWMIGW
- a CDS encoding cell division protein FtsX, with the translated sequence MSVFPAIVSGLRGDWRDRASAESRLLPQGKLSGPMPWVIAIMIGLTVLATASGLALRNTARAASADLAGGATVQIVHGAPRERDRQAQAALASLKQAPGVISARLVPQAELDALVEPWLGTNAGDDIDALPVPALIDVRLSGHTGKAELAALRARLKTPAPAARVDAQASWLAPVFEAIGALQWLAGGLIALLAFATVAAVLLASRNALGNHRTTIEIVHMLGGTDAQIARIFQRSMAIDAAAGGIGGLLLGTLAIFLMGNQFAALGSGMMTSTGLVWTDWLVICAIPLAGVLLAVLTARYSVLSALRRML
- the ftsE gene encoding cell division ATP-binding protein FtsE produces the protein MSQQDNAEIVHFDNVGLRYGTGKEVLTDVSFTLFPGQFYFLTGASGAGKTSLLKLLYLSQRPSRGLIRMFGTDAITLPRDRLPGFRQRLGVVFQDFRLVQHLSAFDNVALPLRVAGVPEKDIIRPVSDMLEWVGLGDRSHARPATLSGGEQQRVAIARAVIGRPDLLVADEPTGNVDPEMAVKLLRLFEALNRLGTTVVVATHDIHLIQKMPESLIMRLDKGRLSDPTGALRYPPRRAATTPPAPRGLLRGEA
- a CDS encoding MJ0042-type zinc finger domain-containing protein, which translates into the protein MIIACPACSTRYVVPDSAIGVEGRTVRCARCRHSWFQNGPELAERAEPLVEAAIPSEPQPEPRPEPQAEPAPVSQPATAAPVASPDPVERPDVPAAGYSAPPPPVARKVYDDVGGDDGHSPFDHQPPFRPRRNPAKLWTMAAVTFALSVAGLGAAAWYFGVPQWLPGAGQTFGADRPDLELSFPPEKQDRRKLPNGTEYFGASGTVTNVGKDVRVIPEILIVLRDSRDKVVKTWEVPPPKEELAPGESVTINAAVTDVPQSAKVAEIGWKPD
- a CDS encoding nucleotidyltransferase family protein, encoding MQSAELLMRICAAPDSDFGSVFTDLTEARWGELVELATDKRAAPLLDRSIQHAKSAHLVPTECSAMIADQLRLHTMSAFGHLIALTQAVEFLKAHDITPIALKGARLAFADYPEGRLRPLRDLDLLVPAEIAEHTQQLMIDSGVYEVASWADHYGIEFGHQLPELLDTHRGISFEIHHRLNARGWPQEPQLVQRMHDEAETITLSGVPIRVPSMHANFLHLVEHATLHHMFENGPLILADLHFAAKTGKVDWPALIAEANALGLERSLQLVAALALKYGATWVPAALAETCGNMADHIDVAEEAILRDEDDAEHHKFLRNLSMRKGRQSGWRAAIRAALTPNPLRLAGMLQVQGNNPIRWLAYPAWLVQRGAAYLAARRVKTITKSTMREVATLNWLKQG